In Drosophila busckii strain San Diego stock center, stock number 13000-0081.31 unplaced genomic scaffold, ASM1175060v1 hic_scaffold_47, whole genome shotgun sequence, the DNA window GAATGGCACATTGCTGGACTATGTGCGCGAGAAGAAGTTTCTGGATGAGGCGCAGTCGCGCAATCTCTTCCGGCAACTCATCAGCGCTGTGGAGTACATACACAGCAAAGGAGTTGTGCATCGGGACATCAAGTGCGAGAATCTGCTGCTAGATGAGAGCTGGAATTTGAAGCTAATTGATTTTGGTTTTGCGCGCAAGGACACGCGCACCAACGACAACCAAGTGGTGCTctcaaaaacattttgcggCAGCTATGCCTATGCCAGTCCGGAGATTCTAAAG includes these proteins:
- the LOC108594425 gene encoding testis-specific serine/threonine-protein kinase 2 produces the protein GTLLDYVREKKFLDEAQSRNLFRQLISAVEYIHSKGVVHRDIKCENLLLDESWNLKLIDFGFARKDTRTNDNQVVLSKTFCGSYAYASPEILKGIAYDPFMSDIWACGVVCYAMVFGRLPYDGSNVHILLKRINQSLVFPKNPVATSECKHIIMHILAPVKIRYNVAQIKEDIWFSQT